A genomic window from Pygocentrus nattereri isolate fPygNat1 chromosome 22, fPygNat1.pri, whole genome shotgun sequence includes:
- the cxcl8a gene encoding interleukin-8 has protein sequence MNSRILGVCLLLAVFPLTEGMSIPGMGVEPRCRCSGTESKRIGRLIESVELFPPNPHCKETEIIATLKNTGQEICLDTTAPWVKKVIEKIMASRSP, from the exons ATGAACAGCAGAATCCTGGGGGTGTGTTTACTTTTGGCCGTCTTCCCTCTGACCGAAG GTATGAGTATTCCAGGTATGGGTGTGGAACCACGGTGCCGCTGCAGTGGAACCGAGAGCAAACGGATCGGCAGACTGATAGAGAGCGTGGAACTCTTCCCCCCGAATCCCCACTGCAAAGAGACAGAGATCAT AGCGACACTAAAGAACACTGGTCAGGAGATCTGTCTGGACACCACAGCTCCGTGGGTCAAGAAGGTCATCGAGAAGATCATGGCCAG CCGGTCACCCTGA